In Magnetospirillum sp. XM-1, a single window of DNA contains:
- a CDS encoding twin-arginine translocation signal domain-containing protein has product MTTKSPESQSSESKTVLNRRGLLKGAVLSAGAAGAAAAGMIGAGQDAQAASETQTGAGYRETEHVRRAYEAAGF; this is encoded by the coding sequence ATGACGACCAAGAGCCCCGAATCCCAAAGCTCCGAAAGCAAGACCGTCCTCAACCGCCGAGGCCTGTTGAAGGGCGCCGTGCTGTCGGCCGGCGCGGCCGGAGCCGCCGCCGCCGGGATGATCGGAGCGGGCCAGGACGCCCAGGCGGCATCCGAGACCCAGACCGGGGCCGGCTACCGCGAGACCGAACACGTGCGGCGCGCCTACGAAGCGGCCGGCTTCTAA
- the fdhD gene encoding formate dehydrogenase accessory sulfurtransferase FdhD: protein MNDKDMLVRPDPDDRRLYQTVSGIDHTGAEVPADIINERPLTIFLNGREIVTAMTIGDYPEYLALGYLLNQNMLRADDEVKAVDYDEEIETVVVRTTRQTDYEEKLKKKIQTSGCAMGTVFGDVMEKFETVSLPTDERFRTSWLYGLQKSINTMPSLYLKTGAIHGCVLCEEDRPLIYMEDVGRHNAMDKIAGYMFRHGLSTKGKSLYTTGRLTSEMVIKTVQMGIPVLLSRSGFTAWGVDLARKAGLTLIGRAKGKRFIALAGTERIVFDADPAQAAEEPGHLSRKGSRDDD from the coding sequence ATGAACGACAAAGACATGCTGGTGCGCCCCGACCCCGACGACAGGCGGCTTTACCAGACCGTTTCGGGCATCGACCACACCGGGGCGGAAGTCCCCGCCGACATCATCAACGAGCGGCCGCTGACCATCTTCCTGAATGGCCGCGAGATCGTCACCGCCATGACCATCGGCGACTACCCGGAATACCTGGCGCTGGGCTATCTGCTGAACCAGAACATGCTGCGCGCCGACGACGAGGTCAAAGCCGTCGATTACGACGAGGAGATCGAGACGGTGGTGGTACGCACCACGCGCCAGACCGATTACGAGGAGAAGCTGAAGAAGAAGATCCAGACCTCGGGCTGCGCCATGGGCACCGTGTTCGGCGACGTCATGGAGAAGTTCGAGACGGTCAGCCTGCCCACCGACGAGCGCTTTCGCACCTCGTGGCTCTACGGCCTGCAGAAATCCATCAACACCATGCCCAGCCTCTACCTCAAGACCGGCGCCATTCACGGCTGTGTGCTGTGCGAGGAGGATCGGCCGCTGATCTACATGGAAGACGTCGGCCGCCACAACGCCATGGACAAGATCGCCGGCTACATGTTCCGCCACGGCCTGTCCACCAAGGGCAAAAGCCTCTACACCACCGGTCGGCTGACCAGCGAGATGGTGATCAAGACGGTGCAGATGGGAATTCCCGTGTTGCTGTCGCGCTCGGGCTTCACCGCCTGGGGGGTGGATCTGGCGCGCAAGGCGGGGCTGACCCTGATCGGCCGGGCCAAGGGCAAGCGCTTCATCGCCCTGGCCGGCACCGAACGCATCGTCTTCGACGCCGACCCCGCCCAGGCGGCGGAAGAGCCGGGGCATCTGTCGCGCAAGGGGAGCCGGGACGATGACTGA
- a CDS encoding methyl-accepting chemotaxis protein — protein MLARIADARITVKFFIAPLLLVACIAVLGIVFNVAMSRQEHSMEGMVTVSFANSRTAAELDGMAATIESNIYRLLGWQAAKEDKERIKGLDTQVRADLKALGEKSKILLDSMKSDPAAAKQVKDYILAAGDVLDMYASDHMTALSMMGATELEYDGIRTKLRELVDNAAAKAADDYRDATAAAHSTKAQYFLVLAVFLGVGVVVTLGMARLTARPVTQLTGVMGRLAEGSTDVEIPSQDNRDEVGEMARAVAVFRDSMKRAAELEAQQRRQRDQQAELLAKRDTMIAGFNEAMENIMATVSSSIDRVHNLSNALQANAEQTSSQGSAVANAAEHSAANVATVASAAEQLGSSVQEISRQVTETASITTEAVSGIHTANGTMDGLAEAARRIGEVVQLINDIAGQTNLLALNATIEAARAGEAGKGFAVVASEVKTLANQTARATDEIAQQIAGIQSISKEAVDTIRSVGLTIDRVNQVVSSIAAAVEEQSAATDEIVRSVQEAASGNAEITRNIADVSKAAIATGEMASGMFKAADELVEEAGHLRSEVGGFLANMRQG, from the coding sequence GTGCTCGCCCGCATTGCCGACGCCCGCATCACCGTCAAATTCTTTATCGCCCCTCTCCTTTTGGTTGCCTGCATCGCCGTGCTGGGCATCGTGTTCAATGTGGCCATGAGCCGGCAGGAACACTCCATGGAGGGCATGGTCACCGTCTCCTTCGCCAACAGCCGCACCGCGGCGGAGTTGGACGGCATGGCGGCCACCATCGAGTCCAACATCTACCGCCTGCTAGGCTGGCAGGCCGCCAAGGAAGACAAGGAGCGCATCAAGGGCCTGGACACCCAGGTGCGCGCCGACCTGAAGGCCCTGGGCGAGAAGTCCAAGATTCTGCTGGATTCCATGAAATCCGATCCGGCGGCCGCCAAGCAGGTCAAGGACTACATCCTGGCCGCCGGCGACGTGCTGGACATGTATGCCAGCGACCATATGACGGCGCTGTCCATGATGGGCGCCACCGAGCTGGAATACGACGGCATCCGGACCAAGCTGCGGGAGCTGGTCGACAACGCCGCCGCCAAGGCGGCCGACGATTACCGCGACGCCACCGCCGCCGCCCACTCCACCAAGGCCCAGTACTTCCTGGTGCTGGCGGTGTTCCTGGGAGTGGGCGTGGTGGTGACGCTGGGCATGGCGCGGCTCACCGCCCGGCCGGTGACCCAGCTGACCGGCGTGATGGGACGCCTGGCCGAGGGCAGCACCGACGTGGAGATTCCCTCCCAGGACAACCGCGACGAGGTGGGCGAAATGGCCCGCGCCGTGGCGGTGTTCCGCGATTCCATGAAGCGGGCCGCCGAACTGGAGGCCCAGCAGCGCCGCCAGCGCGACCAGCAGGCCGAGTTGCTGGCCAAGCGCGACACCATGATCGCCGGCTTCAACGAAGCCATGGAAAACATCATGGCGACGGTCAGTTCGTCCATCGACCGGGTCCACAATCTATCCAACGCGCTCCAGGCCAACGCCGAGCAGACCAGCTCGCAGGGCTCGGCGGTGGCCAACGCCGCCGAGCACTCGGCCGCCAACGTGGCCACCGTGGCCAGCGCCGCCGAGCAATTGGGATCGTCGGTGCAGGAAATCAGCCGCCAGGTTACCGAAACCGCCTCCATCACCACGGAAGCGGTCAGCGGCATCCATACCGCCAACGGCACCATGGACGGCCTGGCCGAGGCGGCGCGGCGCATCGGCGAGGTGGTGCAGCTGATCAACGACATCGCCGGCCAGACCAACCTGCTGGCGCTGAACGCCACCATCGAGGCGGCCCGTGCCGGCGAAGCGGGCAAAGGCTTCGCCGTGGTGGCCAGCGAGGTCAAGACCCTGGCCAACCAGACGGCGCGCGCCACCGACGAGATCGCCCAGCAGATCGCCGGCATCCAGTCCATTTCCAAGGAGGCGGTGGACACCATCCGCAGCGTCGGGCTGACCATCGACCGCGTCAATCAGGTGGTGTCGTCCATCGCGGCGGCGGTGGAAGAGCAAAGCGCCGCCACCGACGAAATCGTCCGCTCGGTGCAGGAAGCGGCCTCGGGCAACGCCGAGATCACGCGCAACATCGCCGACGTGTCCAAGGCCGCCATCGCCACCGGCGAGATGGCGTCTGGCATGTTCAAGGCCGCCGACGAACTGGTGGAGGAAGCCGGTCACCTGCGTTCCGAGGTGGGCGGGTTCCTCGCCAACATGCGCCAGGGCTAG
- a CDS encoding molecular chaperone, with translation MRAVTAHQGVAEDDFLRARFYGLLAALLVAPPPEDLLRRLAAMKADSTPLGAALGHLAEAAAATDADTVADEFAALFVGVTGGEVMPYASWHLTGFLHEKPLAELRQDMIRLGIEPAPGVSEPEDHAASLLEMMQGLITGLFGEALALPEQKIFFQAHLGNWMPRFLDDLDKAPSARFYRSVAGIGRVFLEIETQAFAMVD, from the coding sequence ATGAGGGCAGTGACGGCGCACCAAGGCGTTGCCGAGGACGATTTCCTGCGCGCCCGTTTCTACGGATTGCTGGCGGCCCTGCTGGTTGCTCCGCCGCCCGAGGATTTGCTGCGCCGTCTGGCCGCCATGAAGGCTGATTCCACCCCGCTGGGCGCCGCGCTCGGCCATCTGGCCGAAGCCGCCGCCGCCACCGATGCCGATACCGTCGCCGACGAGTTCGCCGCCCTGTTCGTGGGCGTGACCGGCGGCGAGGTGATGCCCTATGCCTCCTGGCACCTGACCGGTTTTCTGCATGAAAAGCCCCTGGCCGAGTTGCGCCAGGACATGATCCGGCTGGGGATCGAACCCGCCCCCGGCGTGTCCGAGCCCGAGGATCACGCCGCCTCGCTGCTCGAGATGATGCAGGGCCTGATCACCGGCCTGTTCGGCGAAGCCCTGGCGCTGCCCGAGCAGAAGATTTTCTTCCAGGCCCATCTGGGCAACTGGATGCCCCGTTTCCTGGACGATCTGGACAAGGCCCCTTCCGCCCGCTTCTACCGGAGCGTGGCCGGAATCGGCCGGGTGTTCCTGGAGATCGAAACCCAGGCCTTCGCCATGGTGGATTGA
- the hybE gene encoding [NiFe]-hydrogenase assembly chaperone HybE produces MADPLSPADQTRIRDLVTVFARIGEERMKDLGLYNPELQVEAVGFRRWQGWLAGILVTPWFMNFMLLPGPDTENLAGVEPGSRRRIELPKGEVVFVVGEVEEVGPYLSHSIHSPMGQFPDHASASTTAWAAVGPWFQEPGEEQQAGCGFGWGVNKGP; encoded by the coding sequence ATGGCCGACCCGCTGTCTCCCGCCGACCAGACCCGCATCCGCGACCTGGTGACCGTCTTCGCGCGCATCGGCGAGGAGCGCATGAAGGATCTGGGCCTCTACAATCCCGAGCTTCAGGTCGAAGCGGTGGGCTTCCGCCGCTGGCAGGGCTGGCTGGCCGGCATCCTGGTGACGCCGTGGTTCATGAACTTCATGCTGCTGCCCGGCCCCGACACCGAGAACCTTGCGGGCGTCGAGCCCGGCTCGCGCCGACGCATCGAACTGCCCAAGGGCGAGGTGGTGTTCGTGGTCGGCGAGGTCGAGGAGGTGGGCCCCTACCTGTCGCATTCCATCCACTCGCCCATGGGCCAGTTCCCCGACCACGCCAGCGCCTCGACCACCGCCTGGGCCGCCGTCGGTCCCTGGTTCCAGGAGCCGGGCGAAGAACAGCAGGCGGGCTGCGGCTTCGGCTGGGGCGTCAACAAGGGGCCATGA
- the mobA gene encoding molybdenum cofactor guanylyltransferase MobA, translating into MTDMVPPASNSVAGLILAGGLSRRMGGGDKPLISVGGQTLLDRVIERLRPQVGQIVLNANGDPARFADTTLPVVPDVIDGYGGPLVGVLTGLEWLKDHTLDVEWMVSCAADTPLFPPDLVQRLLAAVTEQGADIAVARTGDQAHPVFALWPLRLAGDLRRAVVDEEMRKIDLWTERYRVAHVDWPTRPHDPFFNVNTPEDVMRLTMILDGTLPAEPPVRAETGIAVLVERRDGASQWVAESWRPLEALDEPPGAAPWTLLRRDDGHEHYLATGIKVVLHRSDLASYRYNLAGLEPRLYVVLRPTGEADQPVRVVMATIAPDEAQAMSESGEDMVDGVPLPRPLFDWAMAFCACHPPDEPMKKRKRDRLDSNQVFVGKGRQDRPGD; encoded by the coding sequence ATGACTGACATGGTGCCGCCCGCCTCCAATTCCGTCGCCGGGCTGATCCTGGCCGGCGGGCTGTCCAGGCGCATGGGCGGCGGCGACAAGCCGCTGATCAGCGTCGGCGGCCAGACTCTCCTGGACAGGGTGATCGAGCGGCTGCGCCCCCAGGTGGGACAGATCGTGCTCAACGCCAACGGCGACCCCGCCCGCTTCGCCGATACCACCCTGCCGGTGGTGCCCGACGTGATCGACGGCTATGGCGGGCCGCTGGTCGGCGTGCTGACCGGGCTGGAATGGCTGAAGGACCACACCTTGGACGTGGAGTGGATGGTAAGCTGCGCCGCCGACACGCCGCTGTTCCCCCCAGATCTGGTGCAACGCCTGCTGGCAGCCGTCACCGAGCAGGGCGCCGACATCGCCGTGGCCAGGACCGGCGACCAGGCCCACCCGGTCTTCGCCCTGTGGCCGCTGCGCCTGGCGGGCGACCTGCGCCGCGCCGTGGTCGACGAGGAGATGCGCAAGATCGATCTGTGGACCGAGCGCTATCGCGTCGCCCATGTGGACTGGCCCACCCGGCCCCATGATCCGTTCTTCAACGTCAACACCCCCGAAGACGTGATGCGGCTGACCATGATCCTCGACGGCACCCTGCCGGCCGAGCCGCCGGTCAGGGCCGAGACCGGCATCGCCGTGCTGGTGGAGCGCCGCGACGGCGCCAGTCAGTGGGTCGCTGAATCCTGGCGGCCGCTCGAGGCCCTGGACGAGCCGCCGGGGGCCGCCCCCTGGACCCTGCTGCGCCGGGACGACGGGCACGAGCACTACTTGGCGACCGGCATCAAGGTGGTGCTGCACCGCTCGGACCTGGCCTCCTACCGCTACAATCTCGCCGGGCTGGAGCCCCGCCTCTACGTGGTGCTGCGTCCCACCGGCGAAGCCGACCAGCCGGTCCGGGTGGTGATGGCCACCATCGCCCCCGACGAGGCCCAGGCCATGAGCGAGAGCGGCGAGGACATGGTGGACGGCGTGCCCTTGCCCCGCCCGCTGTTCGACTGGGCCATGGCGTTCTGCGCCTGCCATCCCCCGGACGAGCCCATGAAGAAGCGCAAGCGCGACCGACTGGATTCCAACCAGGTGTTCGTGGGCAAGGGACGCCAGGACCGGCCCGGTGATTGA
- a CDS encoding DUF3306 domain-containing protein: protein MMTEPFLSRWSRRKLDAKAEPAPPPPEEAKAQEPVPAPPPPPDLPPVDSLTKDSDFSAFLKAGVPQELKQAALQKLWQSDPALMAPEVMDLHMGDYASPVGEVVKTAWRLGKGVLDAAELAAEEEEKAKAAPPPAPPEQDS from the coding sequence ATGATGACCGAGCCCTTCCTGTCGCGCTGGTCGCGGCGCAAGCTCGACGCCAAGGCCGAGCCGGCACCGCCACCGCCCGAGGAGGCCAAGGCCCAGGAACCCGTTCCCGCGCCTCCCCCGCCGCCCGACCTGCCGCCGGTGGACTCCCTGACCAAGGACTCGGACTTCTCCGCCTTCCTCAAGGCCGGCGTGCCGCAGGAATTGAAGCAGGCGGCGCTGCAAAAGCTGTGGCAATCGGACCCGGCCCTGATGGCGCCGGAAGTCATGGACCTGCACATGGGCGATTACGCCTCTCCCGTCGGCGAAGTGGTCAAGACCGCCTGGCGCCTGGGCAAAGGCGTGCTGGACGCCGCCGAACTGGCCGCCGAGGAAGAGGAGAAGGCCAAGGCGGCCCCGCCGCCCGCCCCACCTGAACAGGATTCCTAA
- a CDS encoding 4Fe-4S binding protein, with product MKVGGKRVMVCSCEATMPLDVKALAKALGTEPPDQVYFQLCRSQADAFRKAAAAGEDLLVCCGQEAPLFAELARLAEAPEPTCVDIRDRAGWSAEAARATPKIAALIKDAAEESEPTPSVTLTSEGSVLILGQGQEVLDAAKRLGADRAVTCVLLPGHEAELIPPMVRSLGLFRGKPLGASGHLGAFKVGVADLAGASPSARGALSFEIAVGSRDLAADIVLDLTNQPALLGPRDGWLRVDPRDKLALERALAEIGGLVGEFEKPRWIKVDSALCAHSRNGQVACTRCLDICPSGALSPLGDAASVDAHVCGGHGSCAAVCPTGAIRFDVPAGNGLFKRLGVLLETHRAAGGGSPVLLIHDEVGGEALAALSRFGDGLPADVMPVQVAAVAAQGADTLLAALAKGAGEVLLLADPARRDDLDGARAAISLANRVAEGLGWQARARLEVESDPSAIAALLPSKAPKAVDPAAEFLVLGGKRQTLGLALTHLHRHAPAPVDVLALETGDPFGTILVDEAKCTLCMACISACPAKALSGHPDKPSLGILEANCVQCGLCRVTCPEKAVTLVPRLAFGPEAKVRTVLKEEEPYQCIRCGKPFASKSVIERMTERMSGHAMFKGTGKLDLIKMCEDCRVVAQYELEEGARPMAGAAAPVTRTTEDYLKERDGKG from the coding sequence ATGAAGGTCGGTGGCAAGCGGGTGATGGTGTGTTCGTGCGAGGCGACGATGCCCCTGGACGTCAAGGCCCTGGCCAAGGCCTTGGGGACCGAGCCGCCGGATCAGGTGTATTTCCAGCTTTGCCGGTCCCAGGCCGATGCCTTCCGCAAGGCCGCCGCCGCGGGCGAGGACCTGCTGGTGTGTTGCGGCCAGGAGGCGCCGCTGTTCGCCGAACTGGCCCGTCTGGCCGAGGCACCCGAGCCGACCTGCGTCGATATCCGCGACCGCGCCGGCTGGTCGGCCGAGGCGGCGCGTGCCACGCCCAAGATCGCCGCCCTGATCAAGGATGCGGCCGAGGAATCGGAGCCCACCCCCAGCGTGACGCTTACCAGCGAGGGCTCCGTGCTGATCCTGGGTCAAGGCCAGGAGGTTCTCGACGCCGCCAAGCGCCTGGGGGCCGACCGCGCCGTCACCTGCGTGCTGCTGCCCGGACACGAGGCCGAGTTGATTCCCCCCATGGTGCGTTCCCTCGGCCTGTTCCGGGGCAAGCCGCTCGGCGCCTCGGGCCATCTCGGCGCCTTCAAGGTCGGCGTCGCCGATCTGGCCGGGGCTTCGCCGTCGGCGCGTGGCGCGCTGTCCTTCGAGATTGCGGTGGGCAGCCGCGACCTGGCCGCCGATATCGTGCTGGACCTGACCAATCAGCCCGCTTTGCTGGGGCCCCGCGACGGCTGGCTGCGGGTCGATCCCCGCGACAAGCTGGCCCTGGAGCGGGCGCTGGCCGAGATCGGCGGATTGGTCGGTGAATTCGAGAAGCCGCGCTGGATCAAGGTGGATTCCGCCTTGTGCGCCCATTCGCGCAACGGACAGGTGGCCTGCACCCGCTGTCTCGACATCTGCCCGTCGGGGGCGCTGTCGCCCTTGGGCGATGCGGCCTCGGTGGACGCCCATGTGTGCGGCGGGCACGGCTCGTGCGCCGCGGTTTGCCCCACCGGGGCCATCCGCTTCGACGTTCCCGCCGGCAACGGCCTGTTCAAGCGCCTCGGCGTGCTGCTGGAGACCCATCGGGCCGCTGGCGGCGGTTCGCCCGTCCTGCTGATCCATGACGAAGTCGGGGGCGAGGCTTTGGCGGCGCTGTCCCGCTTCGGCGACGGCCTGCCCGCTGACGTGATGCCGGTGCAGGTGGCGGCCGTCGCCGCCCAGGGCGCCGATACCCTGCTCGCCGCCCTGGCCAAGGGGGCGGGCGAGGTTCTGCTGCTGGCCGACCCGGCGCGGCGCGACGATCTCGACGGGGCGCGCGCCGCGATCAGCCTCGCCAACCGGGTCGCCGAGGGGCTGGGCTGGCAGGCCCGCGCCCGCCTCGAGGTGGAATCCGATCCTTCCGCCATCGCCGCCCTGCTGCCGTCCAAGGCGCCCAAGGCGGTGGACCCGGCGGCCGAGTTCCTGGTGCTCGGCGGCAAGCGCCAGACCCTGGGGCTGGCGCTCACCCATCTGCACCGTCACGCCCCCGCTCCGGTCGACGTGCTGGCGCTGGAGACCGGCGATCCCTTCGGCACCATCCTCGTGGACGAGGCCAAGTGCACGCTGTGCATGGCCTGCATCTCGGCGTGCCCGGCCAAGGCGCTGTCGGGCCATCCCGACAAGCCGTCGCTGGGCATCCTGGAAGCCAATTGCGTCCAGTGCGGCCTGTGCCGCGTCACCTGTCCGGAAAAGGCGGTGACCCTGGTGCCGCGTCTGGCTTTCGGCCCCGAGGCCAAGGTGCGCACGGTGCTGAAGGAGGAGGAGCCCTACCAGTGTATCCGCTGCGGCAAGCCCTTCGCCTCGAAATCGGTGATCGAGCGCATGACCGAGCGCATGAGCGGTCACGCCATGTTCAAGGGCACCGGCAAGCTGGACCTCATCAAGATGTGCGAGGATTGCCGCGTCGTCGCCCAGTACGAGTTGGAGGAAGGCGCGCGCCCCATGGCCGGGGCGGCGGCGCCGGTGACCCGGACCACCGAGGACTATCTCAAGGAGCGGGACGGGAAGGGGTGA
- a CDS encoding class 1 fructose-bisphosphatase, translated as MPYKRITLTHFLLQEQRRLGGSGSFTALMTDIIFACKMISHEVNRGALAGNLGVAGSENVQGEEQKKLDVLANDIFLHMNALGGSYAGMASEELEDVHAVHGAADGKYLLLFDPLDGSSNIDVNISVGSIFSILKLPDGASGASKDAFLQPGVKQVAAGYALYGSSTMMVLTTGNGVNGFTLDNNVGMFMLTHPNMTIPDDTKEFAINASRERFWEPPVKRYIDECRQGKEGPRGKDFNMRWVASMVAEVHRILCRGGVFLYPADTENMKKGGKLRLMYEANPMAFLVEQAGGAATTGRGRMMEVPPTSLHQRVPVVLGSKNEVERIGAYHAEYDSKK; from the coding sequence ATGCCGTACAAGAGGATCACGCTGACCCACTTCCTGCTGCAAGAGCAGCGCCGCCTGGGCGGTTCGGGTTCGTTCACCGCGCTGATGACTGACATCATCTTCGCCTGCAAGATGATCTCGCACGAGGTCAACCGCGGCGCGCTGGCCGGCAATCTGGGCGTGGCGGGGTCCGAGAACGTCCAGGGCGAGGAGCAGAAGAAGCTCGACGTGCTGGCCAACGACATCTTCCTGCACATGAACGCGCTGGGCGGTTCCTATGCCGGCATGGCCTCGGAAGAGCTGGAGGACGTGCATGCGGTCCACGGCGCCGCCGACGGCAAGTACCTGCTGCTGTTCGATCCCCTGGACGGGTCGTCCAACATCGACGTCAACATCTCGGTGGGCTCGATCTTCTCGATCCTGAAGCTCCCCGACGGCGCGTCGGGGGCCTCCAAGGACGCCTTCCTGCAGCCGGGCGTCAAGCAGGTTGCCGCCGGCTACGCCCTTTACGGCTCGTCCACCATGATGGTGCTGACCACCGGCAACGGCGTCAACGGCTTCACGCTGGACAACAATGTCGGCATGTTCATGCTGACCCACCCCAACATGACCATTCCGGACGACACCAAGGAATTCGCCATCAACGCGTCCCGCGAGCGGTTCTGGGAGCCGCCGGTGAAGCGCTATATCGACGAATGCCGCCAGGGCAAGGAAGGCCCCCGGGGCAAGGATTTCAACATGCGCTGGGTGGCCTCCATGGTGGCCGAGGTGCATCGCATCCTGTGTCGCGGCGGCGTGTTCCTCTACCCGGCCGACACCGAGAACATGAAGAAGGGCGGCAAGCTGCGCCTGATGTACGAAGCCAACCCCATGGCCTTCCTGGTCGAGCAGGCCGGCGGCGCCGCCACCACCGGGCGCGGCCGCATGATGGAGGTGCCGCCCACCAGCCTGCACCAGCGCGTGCCGGTGGTCCTGGGCTCGAAGAACGAGGTGGAACGCATCGGCGCCTATCACGCCGAATACGATTCCAAGAAGTAG
- a CDS encoding SUMF1/EgtB/PvdO family nonheme iron enzyme yields MRRLAATLLLAAIAPAAGAEEWRPCPQCPPMVRIPAGQSVMGDDKAKFANEKPAVKVTIPRPFALSASEITFDEWQACVDANSCKGGQDDHTWGKGRRPVINMTWDEARAYAAWVGRESGLVCRLPSEAEWEHAARSGAATGYWWGEDAGKGRLNCRDCLGKEPPYGSQPVRSFPPSPWGLYEMHGNVWEWTSDCWTPDHSKPPSADPACRDKVVKGGSWYYFSAMSRASARAKNDAMVWSYNIGVRVLCELPEGFRPAGGTPALQPDLGARASRPHITPSRPAP; encoded by the coding sequence ATGAGGAGGCTCGCCGCCACCCTCCTGCTTGCAGCCATTGCGCCGGCCGCCGGTGCGGAGGAATGGCGGCCCTGCCCCCAATGCCCACCCATGGTCCGCATTCCCGCTGGACAGTCGGTGATGGGCGACGACAAGGCGAAGTTCGCCAACGAGAAGCCGGCGGTGAAGGTGACCATTCCCCGCCCCTTCGCCCTGTCGGCCTCCGAAATCACCTTCGACGAGTGGCAGGCCTGCGTCGACGCCAATTCCTGCAAGGGCGGCCAGGACGACCATACCTGGGGCAAGGGACGGCGGCCGGTGATCAACATGACCTGGGACGAGGCCCGCGCCTATGCCGCCTGGGTCGGGCGGGAAAGCGGGCTCGTCTGCCGCCTGCCCAGCGAGGCGGAATGGGAACACGCCGCCCGGTCGGGCGCCGCCACCGGCTATTGGTGGGGCGAGGATGCGGGCAAGGGACGGCTCAACTGCCGCGACTGCCTGGGCAAGGAGCCCCCCTATGGCTCCCAGCCGGTGCGAAGCTTCCCGCCCAGCCCCTGGGGCCTCTACGAGATGCACGGCAATGTCTGGGAATGGACCAGCGATTGCTGGACCCCCGACCACTCCAAGCCCCCCAGCGCCGATCCCGCCTGCCGCGACAAGGTGGTCAAGGGCGGCTCGTGGTACTACTTCTCCGCCATGTCGCGGGCCTCGGCCAGGGCCAAGAACGACGCCATGGTGTGGAGCTACAATATCGGCGTGCGGGTGCTGTGCGAGTTGCCGGAGGGTTTCAGGCCTGCGGGCGGGACGCCCGCGCTCCAACCTGATCTCGGAGCGCGGGCGTCCCGCCCGCACATCACCCCTTCCCGTCCCGCTCCTTGA